A region from the Tachyglossus aculeatus isolate mTacAcu1 chromosome Y4, mTacAcu1.pri, whole genome shotgun sequence genome encodes:
- the LOC119947229 gene encoding 2-acylglycerol O-acyltransferase 2-like — translation MLRPGGCPLGPALRRRLQAAAVLQWVFSFVGLGPLCLALWALMLVSRAWLVALAYVAWLSWDRETPRTGGRRAAWVRNWPVWTHFRDYFPISLVKTAELCPSRNYLFAFHPHGVLVAGAFTNFCTEATGFSRLFPGLRPHLLMLPCWFHIPLFRDYIMTAGLVSSDKASAAHVLGQAGGGQVAVIAVGGSAEALEARPSALTLRLRDRMGFVKLALEYGASLVPVFSFGENDLYDQAPNPRGSGLRRVQDWLLRRLGLAFALFHAHGLLPFRTPVTTVVGAPLPVPQTTHPSRAQVASLHQTYVAALIRLFEEHKGRYGIPPDRHLVID, via the exons ATGCTGAGGCCTGGAGGCTGCCCTCTGGGCCCAGCGCTTCGCCGACGGCTCCAGGCCGCGGCCGTCCTCCAGTGGGTCTTCTCCTTCGTGGGGCTCG gcCCGCTGTGCCTGGCCCTGTGGGCCCTGATGCTGGTCAGCAGGGCCTGGCTGGTGGCCCTGGCCTACGTCGCCTGGCTGTCCTGGGACCGGGAGACCCCCCGCACCGGAGGGCGCCGCGCCGCCTGGGTCCGCAACTGGCCCGTCTGGACTCACTTCCGAGACTATTTCCCCATCTCC CTGGTGAAGACGGCTGAGCTCTGTCCGTCCCGAAACTACCTGTTTGCCTTCCACCCTCACGGCGTCCTGGTGGCCGGGGCGTTCACCAATTTCTGCACGGAGGCCACCGGTTTCTCGCGGCTCTTCCCCGGCCTGCGGCCTCACTTGCTCATGCTGCCCTGCTGGTTCCACATCCCGCTCTTCCGGGACTACATCATGACCGCTG gtCTGGTCTCCTCCGACAAGGCCAGCGCCGCTCACGTGCTGGGCCAGGCCGGGGGCGGGCAGGTGGCGGTGATCGCGGTGGGCGGCTCCGCCGAGGCACTGGAGGCCAGACCCTCGGCCCTGACCCTGCGTCTCCGCGACCGGATGGGATTCGTCAAGCTGGCCCTGGAATACGG gGCTTCCCTGGTCCCCGTCTTCTCCTTCGGCGAGAACGACCTGTACGACCAAGCCCCCAATCCGCGGGGCTCGGGCCTGCGCCGCGTCCAGGACTGGCTCCTCCGTCGGCTGGGCCTCGCCTTCGCTCTGTTCCACGCCCACGGCCTCCTGCCCTTCCGGACCCCGGTGACCACAGTCG TGGGTGCCCCCCTCCCCGTGCCCCAGACAACGCACCCCAGCCGGGCTCAGGTGGCCAGCCTCCACCAGACCTACGTGGCCGCGCTCATCCGTCTGTTCGAGGAGCACAAAGGCCGCTACGGGATCCCCCCGGACCGACACCTGGTCATCGACTAG